From a region of the Tamandua tetradactyla isolate mTamTet1 chromosome 10, mTamTet1.pri, whole genome shotgun sequence genome:
- the KRTAP10-12 gene encoding keratin-associated protein 10-12 isoform X2 → MAASTVSACSSNLSYSRRVCLPSTCTGPSWEVDNCPESCCEPPCCAPTCCAPTCCTSTCCAPPCCTSTCCAPAPCLTLVCTQVSCGSSPCQAVCTSSCEPSCCQQSSCQPACCTSSSCCMSCCVPVCCKPVCCKPVCCVPVCCGDSPCQDSSCCQQSSCQPACCTSSTCTSSCPICCKPVCCKPVCCEPVCCGDSPCQDASCCQQSSCQPACCTSSPCTPSSCVSLLCRPVCKPACCVPASCCAPTSSCQPSCCRPASCVSLLCRPACPRPAC, encoded by the exons atggcTGCATCCACCGTGTCTGCCTGCTCCAGCAACCTGAGCTACAGCCGCCGGGTCTGCCTGCCCAGCACCTGCACCGGCCCCTCCTGGGAGGTGGACAACTGCCCAGAGAGCTGCTGCGAGCCCCCCTGCTGCGCCCCCACCTGCTGCGCCCCCACCTGCTGCACCTCCACCTGCTGTGCGCCCCCCTGCTGCACATCTACCTGCTGCGCCCCGGCCCCCTGCCTGACCCTTGTCTGCACCCAAGTGAGCTGTGGGTCCAGCCCCTGCCAAGCCGTCTGCACCAGCTCCTGTGAGCCCTCCTGCTGCCAGCAGTCTAGCTGCCAGCCTGCTTGCTGCACATCCTCCTCCTGCTGCAT GTCCTGCTGCGTGCCTGTCTGCTGCAAACCTGTCTGTTGCAAGCCCGTCTGCTGCGTACCTGTCTGCTGTGGGGACTCCCCCTGCCAGGATTCTTCATGCTGCCAGCAATCTAGCTGCCAGCCTGCTTGCTGCACATCCTCCACCTGCACGTCCAGCTGC CCCATCTGCTGCAAGCCCGTGTGCTGCAAGCCTGTCTGCTGCGAGCCTGTCTGTTGTGGGGACTCACCCTGCCAGGATGCTTCATGCTGCCAGCAGTCTAGCTGCCAGCCTGCTTGCTGCACGTCCTCCCCCTGCAC ACCCTCCTCCTGCGTGTCCCTGCTCTGCCGCCCCGTGTGCAAGCCCGCCTGCTGTGTGCCCGCCTCCTGCTgtgcccccacctcctcctgccaGCCCAGCTGCTGCCGCCCGGCCTCCTGCGTGTCCCTGCTCTGCCGGCCTGCGTGTCCCCGCCCAGCCTGCTGA
- the KRTAP10-12 gene encoding keratin-associated protein 10-12 isoform X1, producing the protein MAASTVSACSSNLSYSRRVCLPSTCTGPSWEVDNCPESCCEPPCCAPTCCAPTCCTSTCCAPPCCTSTCCAPAPCLTLVCTQVSCGSSPCQAVCTSSCEPSCCQQSSCQPACCTSSSCCMPVCCKPVFSVPICCGDSPCQDALCCQQSSCQPACCTSSPCRSCCVPVCCKPVCCKPVCCVPVCCGDSPCQDSSCCQQSSCQPACCTSSTCTSSCVPMCCKPVCCEPVCCEPICCKPVCCKPVCCEPVCCGDSPCQDASCCQQSSCQPACCTSSPCTPSSCVSLLCRPVCKPACCVPASCCAPTSSCQPSCCRPASCVSLLCRPACPRPAC; encoded by the exons atggcTGCATCCACCGTGTCTGCCTGCTCCAGCAACCTGAGCTACAGCCGCCGGGTCTGCCTGCCCAGCACCTGCACCGGCCCCTCCTGGGAGGTGGACAACTGCCCAGAGAGCTGCTGCGAGCCCCCCTGCTGCGCCCCCACCTGCTGCGCCCCCACCTGCTGCACCTCCACCTGCTGTGCGCCCCCCTGCTGCACATCTACCTGCTGCGCCCCGGCCCCCTGCCTGACCCTTGTCTGCACCCAAGTGAGCTGTGGGTCCAGCCCCTGCCAAGCCGTCTGCACCAGCTCCTGTGAGCCCTCCTGCTGCCAGCAGTCTAGCTGCCAGCCTGCTTGCTGCACATCCTCCTCCTGCTGCATGCCAGTCTGTTGCAAGCCCGTCTTCTCTGTGCCTATTTGCTGTGGGGACTCACCCTGCCAGGATGCTTTGTGCTGCCAGCAGTCTAGCTGCCAACCTGCTTGCTGCACGTCCTCCCCCTGCAGGTCCTGCTGCGTGCCTGTCTGCTGCAAACCTGTCTGTTGCAAGCCCGTCTGCTGCGTACCTGTCTGCTGTGGGGACTCCCCCTGCCAGGATTCTTCATGCTGCCAGCAATCTAGCTGCCAGCCTGCTTGCTGCACATCCTCCACCTGCACGTCCAGCTGCGTGCCCATGTGCTGCAAGCCCGTGTGCTGCGAGCCCGTCTGCTGCGAGCCCATCTGCTGCAAGCCCGTGTGCTGCAAGCCTGTCTGCTGCGAGCCTGTCTGTTGTGGGGACTCACCCTGCCAGGATGCTTCATGCTGCCAGCAGTCTAGCTGCCAGCCTGCTTGCTGCACGTCCTCCCCCTGCAC ACCCTCCTCCTGCGTGTCCCTGCTCTGCCGCCCCGTGTGCAAGCCCGCCTGCTGTGTGCCCGCCTCCTGCTgtgcccccacctcctcctgccaGCCCAGCTGCTGCCGCCCGGCCTCCTGCGTGTCCCTGCTCTGCCGGCCTGCGTGTCCCCGCCCAGCCTGCTGA